The proteins below are encoded in one region of Ammospiza nelsoni isolate bAmmNel1 chromosome 23, bAmmNel1.pri, whole genome shotgun sequence:
- the BLTP3A gene encoding bridge-like lipid transfer protein family member 3A isoform X1 produces the protein MAGIIKKQILKHLSRFTKNLSPDKINLSTLKGQGQLTNLELDEEVLQNVLELPTWLAITRVYCNKASIRIQWTKLKTHPICLYLDKVEVEMRTCEEPRPPNGQSPIALAAGQSEYGFAEKVVEGMFIVVNSITIKIHSKAFHASFELWQLQGYSVNPNWQQSDLRLTRITDPQRGEVLTFKELTWQTLRIEADATENGDQDPVTTPLRLITNQGRIQISLKRRTKDCNVVASKLMFLLDDLLWVLTDSQLKAMMKYAESLSEAMEKSAQQRKSLAPESVQITPPAPSAQQSWAQPFGASPNASSIGQYFDKHDMKESSYHLLISRLDLHICDDSHAREAGAQKHGMLGGAIQLTFRRMAFDYYPFHRAGDACKHWVRYSEAMETRGQWAKKLVSEFQSKMEKFYEESDPMFARTPLSPFKRKPGKEPPQSPQRSSPEKGRAPPTSLPRLRQPPWHRLRSSCVLLRVDDLDVHQVSTAGQQSKKPSTLLSCSRKIFKLPDQVSAIHIEFTEYYFPDNQDFPVPCPNLYMQLNGLMLTLDTPSVLWINLFCLDLCRSLEQFKAIYKLEDSGKRDEHVDVRLDGFRLKLTIPVDKKVTEHRDRPRALCVCTSEVTATNTRHAPSCSCQDLQSLFRKFAGSEFFHSSYAAFPREQGSFSLLHTLFLRHAFHVEDRPHKHHRLPHKTSASEDLWSVNFSELSLGFEGAESSKGRALSFVDPFPLSIWACLPKRWGQAQMSKRQELATSEVKIKPSASFSNHSKNENLSREHGICQRSKTDQDLRNIYKALDTMDVLGESDCEVDDGVDSKELEASADIHVLMSSSVHVKVRLNHYQYLVLLRMREVLQALQEQLAQDTQEMTGSPLDAMSACVGVMFPSAEVALLMAPAPGSVVEPRSLDSDTTSLIESELSPSDSKEGLAAEEKELKSESSSEKGLGSTSELPEDSGTQDTGASVPLERLPRSASDGALSAAPRGKGAEEKALIEEAHEAVEALVAERPAETSSHPQSPPALPSSPASDTQPSGRGGVALNGQADLVPLRSIEVELSSALHITKDATKEALHATMDLTKEAMSLTKDALSLSRDKMTSTMQRMLSLPPARDSVPKAEEGALTPGGAGSGRMRFFSMKRTSSQHSFDTTSVDGSGPEDGLSVDSDGSDGFVMLTDSEPSLDPLSSGQLPPAHNDTGSRSSLVAEDEGGVSPEVNSSTSQSEDPSLQLVSVLVLKMSDVNCAVEVQGDDLSVALQVMKVVPEQLNNVGMWQFLRGYVALGDPGEGKAASPEPRQPQPEVSLRLQSGPRAAALSALAEHNGFLQLLLHSQATELCTSCLASLGPFLEDEIIPEVIPMEIEVVDAKITLKDDTPPVYPTSPGPVPITLAMDHIVVRRRDDGVFYLTAPQGKDSVKQEKSVSVPEEQKAPSESVSPAPAAGARGLQLKQVPELQRELQTLKLALAEANMDKARLLQEIRKYNPLFQL, from the exons ATGGCGGGCATCATCAAGAAGCAGATCCTGAAGCACCTCTCCCG GTTTACCAAGAATCTCTCTCCAGACAAAATCAACCTGAGCACGCTGAAGGGTCAGGGGCAGCTGACCAACCTGGAGCTGGATGAGGAGGTGCTGCAGAATGTTCTGGAGCTGCCCACCTGGCTCGCCATCACCCGGGTCTACTGCAACAAGGCCTCCATCAGG ATCCAGTGGACAAAGCTGAAAACACACCCAATCTGCTTG TACCTGGACAAGGTGGAGGTGGAGATGAGGACGTGTGAGGAGCCTCGGCCGCCCAATGGACAGTCCCCCATCGCTCTTGCTGCTGGACAGAG TGAATATGGCTTTGCTGAGAAAGTCGTGGAGGGGATGTTTATTGTTGTCAATTCCATCACCATCAAGATTCACTCCAAGGCCTTTCATGCTTCTTttgagctgtggcagctccagggctaCAGTGTCAACCCCAACTGGCAGCAGAGTGACCTGCGCCTCACCCGCATCACGGACCCGCAGAGGGGAGAG GTTCTGACGTTCAAGGAGCTCACCTGGCAGACCCTGCGGATAGAGGCAGATGCCACAGAAAATGGTGATCAGGATCCTGTCACCACTCCTCTGAGACTCATCACCAACCAGGGGAGGATCCAGATCTCTCTCAAGAGAAGG ACCAAAGATTGCAACGTGGTGGCCTCCAAGCTGATGTTTCTGCTGGATgacctgctctgggtgctgacAGACTCTCAGCTGAAAGCAATGATGAAATATGCTGAGTCTCTGAGTGAAGCCATGGAGAAATCtgctcagcagaggaaaagcttGGCACCAGAGTCTGTACAG ATCACCccccctgctcccagtgcccagcagtcGTGGGCTCAGCCCTTTGGAGCCAGCCCCAACGCCAGCAGCATCGGGCAGTACTTTGACAAGCACGACATGAAGGAATCCTCCTACCACCTGCTCATCTCCCGCCTGGACCTGCACATCTGTGACGACAGCCACGCCCGGGAGGCAG GTGCTCAGAAGCATGGCATGCTGGGCGGTGCCATCCAGCTGACCTTCAGGAGGATGGCTTTTGATTATTATCCTTTCCACAGGGCAG gaGATGCCTGCAAGCATTGGGTGAGGTACAGTGAAGCAATGGAGACGCGGGGACAGTGGGCAAAGAAGTTGGTCAGTGAATTTCAAAGCAAGATGGAGAAGTTTTATGAAGAATCAGACCCTATGTTTGCCAGGACTCCACTTTCTCCTTTCAAAAGGAAACCAGGTAAAG agcctccccagagcccccagaggAGCTCCCCGGAGAAGGGCCGGGCTCCCCCCACGAGCCTCCCGCGGCTGCGGCAGCCGCCCTGGCACCGGCTGCGCTCCAGCTGCGTGCTGCTCAGGGTGGATGACCTGGATGTGCACCAG gTCTCTACAGCTGGGCAGCAAAGTAAGAAACCTTCCACCTTGCTTTCCTGTAGCAGAAAAATCTTCAAACTCCCTGACCAGGTCTCTGCAATCCATATTGAATTCACAGAATACTACTTCCCAGACAATCAGGACTTTCCAG TTCCATGCCCAAACCTGTACATGCAGCTGAACGGCCTGATGCTCACCCTGGACACACCAAGTGTGCTCTGGATAAATCTCTTCTGCCTGGATCTGTGTCGCAGCCTGGAGCAGTTCAAAGCCATCTACAAGCTGGAGGACTCAGGCAAGCGGGATGAGCACGTGGATGTCCGGCTGGATGGCTTCAGGCTGAAG ctcaCCATCCCCGTGGATAAGAAAGTCACAGAGCACCGGGACAGGCCTCgggccctgtgtgtgtgcacgtCAGAGGTGACAGCCACCAACACCCGCCACGCTCCCTCGTGCAGCTGCCAGGACCTGCAGAGCCTCTTCAGGAAATTCGCGGGCTCTGAGTTCTTCCACTCCAGCTACGCGGCGTTCCCCCGGGAGCAGGGCAGCTTCAGCCTCCTGCACACCCTGTTCCTGCGCCACGCCTTCCACGTGGAGGACAGGCCACACAAGCACCACAGGCTGCCTCACAAAACCTCTGCCTCTGAGGACCTGTGGTCTGTGAATTTCAGTGAGCTCTCCCTGGGGTTTGAGGGGGCTGAAAGCTCCAAGGGCAGAGCCCTTAGTTTTGTTGacccttttcccctttctatATGGGCCTGCCTGCCCAAGAGGTGGGGGCAGGCTCAGATGTCTAAACGACAGGAGCTGGCCACCTCTGAGGTGAAAATCAAGCCTTCTGCTAGCTTTAGCAACCACTCCAAGAACGAGAACCTCTCCAGAGAACACGGCATTTGTCAAAGATCAAAGACTGACCAAGATCTGAGGAATATCTACAAGGCTCTAGACACGATGGATGTCTTGGGAGAATCTGACTGTGAAGTTGATGATGGAGTAGACAGTAAAGAGCTGGAAGCCTCTGCTGATATCCACGTGCTCATGTCCTCCTCTGTACATGTCAAAGTTCGGCTCAACCACTACCAGTACTTGGTGCtgctcaggatgagggaagttCTGCAagcactgcaggagcagctggcccAAGATACCCAGGAAATGACTGGGTCTCCTTTAGATGCCATGTCTGCTTGTGTGGGAGTTATGTTCCCCAGTGCTGAGGTGGCCCTGCTCATGGCCCCTGCCCCAGGGTCTGTCGTGGAGCCCAGGTCCCTGGACTCGGACACAACCAGCCTGATCGAGTCCGAGCTCTCACCCTCAGACAGCAaggaggggctggcagctgaAGAGAAGGAGCTGAAATCAGAGAGCAGTTCGGAGAAgggcttgggcagcacctcagaGCTCCCAGAGGACAGTGGGACCCAGGACACCGGTGCCAGTGTCCCTCTGGAGAGGCTCCCGAGGTCCGCGAGCGACGGCGCCCTGAGCGCAGCTCCCCGCGGTAAGGGCGCAGAGGAGAAAGCCTTGATAGAGGAAGCACACGAAGCTGTGGAAGCCCTGGTTGCAGAGAGACCAGCAGAGACCAGCAGCCACCCTCAGAGCccccctgctctcccttccagcccagcctcGGACACGCAGCCCTCGGGCAGAGGAGGTGTTGCCCTCAATGGCCAGGCCGACCTCGTCCCGCTGCGGAGCATCGAGGTGGAGCTCTCCAGTGCACTGCACATCACCAAGGACGCCACCAAGGAAGCTCTGCACGCCACCATGGACCTCACCAAGGAGGCCATGTCCCTCACCAAGGACGCCCTGagcctgagcagggacaagatGACCTCCACCATGCAGAggatgctgtccctgcccccggCCAG GGATTCTGTGCCCAAAGCAGAGGAGGGAGCGCTGACcccgggcggggcgggcagcGGCCGGATGCGTTTCTTCTCCATGAAGAGAACCTCATCCCAGCACTCCTTTGACACCACATCCGTGGATGGAAGTGGCCCTGAGGACGGGCTGTCCGTGGACAGTGATGGCAGTGATGGCTTCGTGATGCTCACAGACTCTG AACCCAGCCTGGACCCCCTTTCTTCGGGGCAGCTTCCCCCAGCCCACAATGACACGGgcagcagaagcagcctggTGGCAGAGGACGAGGGTGGAGTGTCCCCTGAGGTGAACAGCTCCACGTCCCAGAGCGAGGACCCCAGTCTGCAGCTG GTGTCTGTCCTCGTGCTGAAGATGAGTGATGTGAACTGTGCAGTGGAGGTACAAGGAGATGATTTGTCTGTGGCTTTACAAGTGATGAAGGTGGTTCCAGAGCAGCTGAACAACGTTGGCATGTGGCAGTTCCTGCGTGGCTACGTGG CTCTAGGAGACCCAGGAGAGGGGAAGGCTGCGAGCCCTgagcccaggcagccccagcccgaGGTGTCCCTGCGCCTGCAGTCGGGGCCGCGCGCGGCCGCGCtctcagccctggctgagcacaacggcttcctgcagctgctgctgcacagccaggcCACCGAGCTCTGCACCTCCTGCCTCGCCAGCCTGGGACCCTTCCTGGAGGATGAAATCATCCCTGAGGTCATCCCCATGGAGATAGAGGTGGTGGATGCCAAAATCACCTTGAAG GATGACACCCCCCCAGTGTACCCCACCTCCCCTGGCCCCGTCCCCATCACCTTGGCCATGGATCACATCGTGGTGAGGCGCAGGGATGACGGTGTCTTCTATCTCACAG CTCCCCAGGGGAAGGACTCAGTGAAGCAGGAAAAGTCTGTGTCAGTCCCTGAGGAGCAGAAGGCCCCATCAGAGTCTGTgtcaccagccccagcagcaggagcacgtGGGCTGCAG CTCAAGCAGGTGCCAGAGttgcagagggagctgcagacCTTGAAACTGGCCCTGGCAGAAGCCAACATGGACAAGGCTCGCCTTCTGCAGGAGATCAGGAAGTACAACCCCCTGTTCCAGCTCtga